A part of Winslowiella toletana genomic DNA contains:
- a CDS encoding oxidoreductase, protein MVAEKRPVWFITGCSTGFGRELAQQAIAQGFNVVVTARNQQQISDLVAGHDASTLALTLDVTDSENIARAVKQTLEKFGTVDVLVNNAGYGYQSSVEEGVEAEIRAQFDANVFGLFAMTRALLPAMRKARSGHVINITSVAGLIGFPGSGYYSASKHAVEGWSDSLAAEGAPLGIKVTCVEPGPFRTDWAGRSLRQTASQIADYAETSAARMNNTAQYSGKQPGDPARAAQAMIAITQQDNPPRHLVMGKFGFEAVTSKLKQRLAEIEQWKETTLGTDFPE, encoded by the coding sequence ATGGTTGCAGAGAAACGCCCTGTCTGGTTTATCACCGGCTGTTCCACTGGCTTTGGCCGTGAACTTGCGCAGCAGGCCATTGCACAAGGATTTAACGTGGTGGTGACCGCACGTAATCAGCAGCAGATTAGCGATCTGGTGGCCGGTCATGACGCCAGCACGCTGGCGCTGACGCTGGATGTTACCGATAGCGAAAATATTGCCCGCGCGGTGAAACAGACGCTGGAGAAATTCGGCACGGTTGATGTGCTGGTGAATAACGCTGGCTATGGTTATCAAAGCTCGGTGGAAGAGGGGGTTGAGGCGGAAATCCGTGCTCAGTTCGACGCCAATGTCTTTGGTCTGTTTGCCATGACGCGCGCGCTGTTACCGGCGATGCGTAAGGCGCGCAGCGGGCACGTGATTAATATCACCTCGGTTGCCGGTCTGATTGGATTTCCGGGATCCGGTTACTACTCCGCCAGCAAGCATGCGGTTGAAGGCTGGTCAGATTCGCTGGCGGCTGAAGGCGCGCCGCTGGGGATTAAGGTGACCTGCGTCGAGCCGGGACCGTTCCGTACCGACTGGGCCGGACGATCGCTGCGTCAGACCGCCAGCCAGATTGCGGATTATGCGGAAACCTCGGCGGCGCGGATGAACAATACCGCGCAGTATAGCGGTAAGCAGCCTGGCGATCCGGCACGTGCGGCGCAGGCGATGATTGCCATTACGCAACAGGACAATCCGCCACGCCATCTGGTGATGGGCAAGTTTGGTTTTGAGGCGGTAACCAGTAAGTTAAAACAGCGTCTGGCGGAAATTGAGCAGTGGAAGGAGACGACGCTGGGCACGGATTTCCCGGAATAG
- a CDS encoding hydantoinase B/oxoprolinase family protein encodes MAIDGRNLQILANYCAAAADAMAFTLMRTAHSTFVKETEDFSCQIVSRSGLAFASPRSFGAPWYSGIDYGPVLALIDSYQQGDICITNDAYAGNVATHSPDIHIWKPVFYQDEIVCFVVGHIHNTDVGGAVPASLSRSLTDIVQEGIRIPPLKIIAGGQLNEEVARIMRLNVRAPEQNWGDFNAQIASVNIGERKVQEIIARFGVDDFISGIEGILDYAEQQARNIIATIPDGDYFYADYADEDGEGGYPCRIAVTLRVTGETLALDYTGSDPQLMSSLNMPTGGRERHPLALVGVTYVLSTLDRSLLLNAGTLRPTRAILPPGTIMNCEAPAAVGMRSLTCAMSQIATVGAFSLAMPQRLPANSPGGNSIINIRTVDQQSRTVVASLGPVGGGAGGTPQHDGPDGSGGLSAFLKNTPIEINEAEVPVLFHRYGLVADSAGAGKYRGGLATEMAFEVFAPNTTITARNRNRSVFASAGAAGGRAGSTSWFRTRSATGTTEHGNTDVIHCGPGDVIAIKGPGAGGYGAASQRQPLAVLRDVRCGFVSLQAAQRDYGVVIVNDEVDYAQTEQRRAAMVARDPAEHFDVGEARREFEALWTPERYQLLTAFLASSPVVWRHFLKHQLFAAVKAGQHADQPLVAQMATLFAELRQRFPALT; translated from the coding sequence ATGGCGATTGATGGTCGTAATCTGCAAATTTTAGCCAACTACTGCGCGGCCGCCGCCGATGCAATGGCGTTTACCCTGATGCGCACCGCGCACTCTACGTTTGTCAAAGAGACCGAAGACTTCTCTTGCCAGATTGTCAGCCGCAGCGGACTGGCGTTTGCTTCGCCGCGCAGCTTTGGCGCGCCCTGGTATAGTGGCATCGATTATGGCCCGGTGCTGGCGCTGATCGACAGTTATCAGCAGGGGGATATCTGCATTACCAATGACGCCTACGCCGGTAATGTGGCGACCCATTCGCCGGATATTCATATCTGGAAGCCGGTATTTTATCAGGACGAGATCGTCTGCTTTGTGGTCGGCCATATTCATAACACCGATGTGGGCGGCGCGGTGCCGGCGTCGCTGTCGCGTTCGCTGACCGATATTGTGCAGGAGGGAATTCGCATTCCACCGCTAAAAATTATCGCTGGCGGCCAGCTGAACGAAGAGGTGGCGCGCATTATGCGGCTGAATGTGCGCGCGCCGGAGCAGAACTGGGGCGATTTTAATGCGCAAATCGCTTCGGTGAATATCGGTGAACGCAAGGTACAGGAGATTATTGCGCGCTTTGGCGTCGATGATTTTATTAGCGGTATCGAAGGCATCCTTGATTACGCCGAACAGCAGGCGCGCAATATTATCGCCACCATTCCTGATGGCGACTATTTCTATGCCGACTATGCCGATGAAGATGGCGAAGGAGGTTATCCCTGCCGTATCGCGGTGACCCTGCGCGTAACCGGTGAAACGCTGGCGCTGGATTACACCGGCAGCGATCCGCAACTGATGTCGTCGCTCAATATGCCGACCGGTGGTCGTGAACGTCATCCGCTGGCGCTGGTGGGGGTGACCTACGTGTTGTCGACGCTGGATCGATCGCTGTTGCTGAACGCCGGTACGCTGCGCCCGACACGGGCGATTTTGCCGCCGGGCACCATTATGAACTGCGAAGCGCCCGCCGCCGTCGGGATGCGCTCGCTGACCTGTGCGATGTCGCAAATTGCCACCGTCGGCGCGTTCTCGCTGGCGATGCCGCAGCGCTTACCGGCTAACTCACCGGGCGGCAATTCGATTATCAATATCCGTACGGTTGACCAGCAGAGCCGCACCGTGGTGGCATCACTCGGGCCGGTGGGTGGCGGAGCCGGTGGCACGCCGCAGCATGATGGCCCGGATGGTTCCGGCGGCCTGTCTGCTTTCCTGAAAAATACGCCGATTGAAATTAACGAAGCCGAAGTGCCGGTGCTGTTCCACCGTTACGGTCTGGTGGCCGACAGTGCTGGCGCCGGTAAGTATCGCGGTGGGCTGGCGACGGAAATGGCGTTTGAGGTTTTTGCGCCCAATACCACCATTACGGCGCGTAACCGCAACCGTTCGGTATTTGCCTCGGCGGGCGCGGCGGGTGGTCGTGCCGGATCCACCTCGTGGTTTCGCACCCGTTCGGCGACCGGTACTACTGAGCATGGCAATACCGATGTGATCCATTGCGGTCCCGGCGATGTGATTGCTATTAAAGGGCCGGGAGCGGGCGGCTATGGCGCAGCCAGTCAGCGCCAGCCGCTGGCGGTATTGCGCGATGTACGCTGCGGTTTTGTTTCGCTGCAGGCGGCGCAGCGCGATTACGGCGTGGTAATTGTTAACGATGAGGTGGACTATGCACAGACGGAGCAGCGGCGCGCGGCGATGGTGGCGCGCGATCCGGCTGAACACTTTGATGTTGGCGAGGCGCGCCGTGAATTCGAAGCGCTGTGGACGCCTGAACGCTATCAGCTGCTGACTGCATTTCTTGCATCGTCGCCAGTGGTGTGGCGTCATTTTCTTAAGCATCAGCTGTTTGCGGCGGTAAAAGCCGGGCAGCATGCCGATCAGCCGCTGGTTGCGCAGATGGCCACGCTATTTGCCGAATTGCGCCAGCGTTTTCCGGCGCTGACCTGA
- a CDS encoding hydantoinase/oxoprolinase family protein → MSYRVGVDIGGSFTDFALLDERDNSIRTLKVLSRPDSPGSEITTGLMQLQQRDGIAPQDIHYFTHGTTVGVNAVIQRKGVRLALFATEGFCDVLELARLKIPHIHDLFSRRPDPLISRDRVFPIQERTGSDGKVLKTVDHQSVAAAIAAARAAGCEGIVVSLLHSYRNRENEAQVKAIIAELAPELLTCCSADIWPIIREYERTITATINAYVQPKVIHYLQAFEQALSTMGVPVPPRITKSNGGVMSVAQAKDECVQMVLSGTASGVIGASYIAESCGFDKLLSLDIGGTSADVAVIINGKPEYGSGEIIGDFPIFIPSVSVTSVGQGGGSIAWLDPLGVLQVGPDSAGSLPGPVCFQRGGTQATATDAFAACGLIGHGGLGYNAVQVDVAAARAAVDKLAQPLGITVEETAETIIALAVSSMYSDTSGLLSRFGIDPREFWFLAFGGAGPMMGCFLARELNMKGVVVPPTPGVLSALGGLVADIKNDFIRTLYAEVDQAMATPLISHSAALRAEGEGWLDSEHGAQLPRSLQFSADMRYRGQSFEIEVPLQQNWLEQGDVQAMRAAFDRRHTQLFGHCDASAPVQMISLRLVLSSPTPKPRLNRLPQADKPVEVVKQVQAWIDGQWWAVDVMQRATLRAGHQFTGPVIVAQDDCTTCVPPAMQVRVDDFGNLLITPLPGAHHGD, encoded by the coding sequence ATGAGCTACCGTGTTGGCGTCGATATCGGCGGCTCGTTCACCGATTTTGCCCTGCTGGATGAGCGTGATAACAGCATCCGTACGCTGAAAGTGCTGTCGCGTCCCGACAGTCCCGGCAGTGAAATCACCACCGGTCTGATGCAGTTGCAGCAGCGTGACGGCATCGCCCCGCAAGATATTCACTACTTTACCCATGGCACCACGGTGGGAGTTAATGCGGTGATCCAGCGCAAAGGCGTCAGGCTGGCGCTGTTTGCCACCGAGGGCTTCTGCGATGTGCTGGAGCTGGCGCGGCTGAAAATTCCCCATATTCACGATCTGTTCTCGCGTCGCCCTGATCCGTTAATTTCCCGTGACCGGGTATTCCCGATTCAGGAGCGCACCGGCAGCGATGGTAAGGTACTGAAAACCGTCGATCATCAGAGCGTGGCGGCGGCGATTGCCGCCGCGCGTGCGGCAGGTTGTGAGGGCATTGTGGTTTCGCTGCTGCACAGCTATCGCAACCGCGAAAACGAAGCGCAGGTGAAAGCGATCATTGCGGAACTGGCGCCTGAGCTGCTGACCTGCTGTTCCGCCGATATCTGGCCGATTATTCGTGAGTATGAACGCACCATTACCGCCACGATTAATGCCTATGTACAGCCGAAAGTGATCCACTATCTGCAGGCTTTTGAACAGGCACTAAGCACCATGGGGGTGCCGGTGCCGCCGCGTATCACCAAATCCAATGGCGGCGTAATGAGCGTGGCGCAGGCCAAAGATGAGTGCGTGCAGATGGTGCTTTCCGGCACCGCATCTGGCGTGATTGGCGCCAGCTATATTGCTGAAAGCTGTGGTTTCGACAAATTACTGAGTCTGGATATTGGCGGCACCAGCGCCGATGTGGCGGTGATCATCAACGGTAAGCCGGAATATGGCAGCGGCGAGATTATTGGCGATTTCCCGATTTTTATTCCGTCAGTATCGGTGACTTCCGTTGGTCAGGGGGGCGGTTCGATTGCCTGGCTGGATCCTCTCGGCGTATTGCAGGTGGGGCCAGACAGCGCCGGTTCTCTGCCGGGGCCGGTCTGCTTTCAGCGCGGCGGCACGCAAGCAACCGCCACCGATGCATTTGCCGCCTGTGGGCTGATCGGCCATGGCGGGCTGGGCTATAACGCGGTGCAGGTGGATGTGGCGGCGGCGCGCGCGGCAGTGGATAAGCTGGCGCAACCGCTGGGCATCACGGTGGAAGAGACGGCGGAAACCATTATCGCGCTGGCGGTTTCCAGTATGTACAGCGATACCAGCGGGTTGCTGTCGCGCTTTGGTATCGATCCGCGCGAGTTCTGGTTCCTTGCCTTTGGTGGCGCGGGGCCGATGATGGGCTGCTTCCTTGCACGTGAACTGAATATGAAGGGGGTAGTGGTGCCGCCTACGCCGGGGGTGCTGTCGGCGCTTGGCGGGCTGGTGGCCGATATCAAAAATGACTTTATTCGCACGCTGTACGCCGAGGTCGATCAGGCGATGGCCACACCGCTAATCAGCCATAGCGCGGCTTTGCGCGCCGAGGGGGAAGGCTGGCTGGATAGCGAACATGGCGCACAGCTGCCGCGCAGCTTGCAGTTCTCCGCCGATATGCGCTATCGCGGTCAGTCGTTTGAAATTGAGGTGCCATTACAGCAGAACTGGCTGGAGCAGGGTGATGTGCAGGCGATGCGTGCGGCATTTGATCGGCGGCATACCCAGCTGTTTGGTCACTGCGATGCCAGCGCGCCGGTGCAGATGATCAGTCTGCGGCTGGTGCTGTCATCGCCGACGCCAAAACCACGGCTTAATCGTCTGCCACAGGCGGATAAACCGGTTGAGGTGGTGAAACAGGTACAGGCGTGGATCGATGGTCAGTGGTGGGCGGTGGATGTGATGCAGCGCGCTACGCTGCGCGCCGGCCATCAGTTCACCGGGCCGGTGATTGTGGCGCAGGATGACTGCACCACCTGTGTGCCGCCAGCGATGCAGGTCCGTGTCGATGACTTTGGTAACTTACTTATTACTCCGCTGCCGGGAGCGCATCATGGCGATTGA